From the genome of Bradyrhizobium sp. G127:
GCCCGTTCCGTTTCGTCCTTCACGACGTGGAACAGTGCCATCTCACTCACAATATTATCTGCCCGCGTGCACTCCGACGCCCAATCCTTGAAGGAAGACCTAAATCCGTGAACGGTGAAATCGCTCCGCATATCATGAAGCAGATTGAGCATCGCCATGTTGCTCAGCGGATAGCGCAGCTTGCCTCCGGGGAACACGTAAGGGCTGTCGTCGGTGCGCTCGCGAAAACTATCCAAGATTTCCAGCGCGCGTTTACAGAGCGGGACGAACCTAGGCTTGCCGTCAGTGATTTTGACATCAGCGCGCTCAGCCGGGACCGTCCACAACTTCGCGTCGAAATCGAACTCATCCCAAACCGCACCGATTGTTGCGCTGGTGCGGACGGCGGTGAGGACGGTGAACTCAAGCGCGCGGGCGCTGGTGCTGTTCTTGATGCGCAGTTCGGCCATGAACTGCGGAACATCCGCATACGGCATCGCGGGGTGATTTTTGACCGGCGCAACGTCCGCGCGCTTCGGCAGCACATGCTTGAGGTTGGCGCGCCAGCGTGCGGGATTTTCACCGGTGCGAAGGCCCTCGACCTTTGCCGCATCCAAGATGTTCTCGATCCGTGACCGTATGCGGTTCGCGGTTTCGGTTTTGCCGTTCCAGATCGGCCGCAGAATTTTGAGGATGTGGCTTTGGTCGAGGCTGTCAATCGGCAGGTCGCCTATGACGGGGTAGGCGTAGGTCGTGAGGGTGTTGGTCCATTGCTGGCGGTGCTTCGGATTTTTCCAACCGGGAGACTGCGCCTTGATGTAGTCCGTGGCGAATGCCTTGAACGACACGCCCCTCAGTTTCTCAGCGCGCTTTTCGACGATGAGATCGACGCCGTCACGTACCAGCTTCCGCAGATCGGCGGCGCGTTCGCGCGCTTCCTTCAGCGTGACATCGGGATAAGCCCCGAGTCCGTGCCAGCGAACGCGCCCGCCGATGACATAACGAAAAATCCACGAGCGCGTTCCGGACTTCGACACCTGAAGCCAGAGGCCGCCGCCGTCCGAATATCGCCGGTGAGCTTCAAGGCCATGCTTCAGCTTCGCTGAGGTCAATCGGTGCAGGGCGGTATTCGTGGCCATGGAAAATCCCAACGTACATGTCTACGTACACGCGAGCGCGCGCAGTGGTGAAAACCCCTTAGAGCTAGCTGGACGATAAAGTCAATGAAAACGGGGTGTTAGTGCGGCCTCAGTGTTCTAGCTGGTTCTAGCCAGATATAGAATAGGCGGACACCCCTTCCGCCAAGCTTTAGCCGTTCGAATGGTTCGCCAGTTTCTGCCATATCTACGCGGCAGATCCGCGCGCGGAAGTGATGGTCAGCATGGAGAATATCTCGGAGATCGGAACATGAAACCTGATCGGCTTCAGCTTTAGCTGGAAGGTCATGATCGGTTCGTGGCAACGCAGCCCCTTCCCGCCCTTTACCAGACCCAGATCGCGTATCAGCTTAAAGGTTTTACCGTCAGCCATTCGCACAAGACGAACATTCTCAAAATAACTGAGCATTCGCGCTCTCCTTGTCCCAAGAAGAGCAGCGGTTCATTACGATTCGGTCAATGCTTGACCGCGATAGAATCGGCTTCCGACTGCCATCCAACAGCGAACCTCCGTCATCGATGGTCCCTCACTAATCTGGCGACAATACTTCCGCTTACTGCGCCCCTGTCTCCTTGTCGAACTTATGCGCCAGCCAGGACGAAATCGTCGCAGGTATAAATCCAACGAGCCCGTAGAGCGCATAGTGCTTAAGGCCGGTCTCGGTGCCCAATGTTCCATACAGGAACGCCGTCGCCGCAAAGGCAACGAGGCCGGTCAATAACATCCGAACACTCGGCTTGATGGATCTGACATGCAAAAGAATGTCATCGACCGCGCCAATCATCAGGGCGGGAATGAATCCGAAAAGATAATTGTAGGGCACGGTCTTGACGACAACCGTCAACAGATTTCCGAGAACATTGGGCTTGTCCCAGTATCCGGCAGGCGCACCGAGCACGAGAAGGAAAAAGCCTGCGACCAGCGGCCCTATCGCCGCGAAAATGACGTATCGTTTCATCCCACCCCACCCGCTCTGCCCCAGTTTCCGCGCATGCAAACTGTCCGGCAATATCGCCCCATAAGAAAACGAGATAAGAACGCGCGCAAGCAGCAGTTTCGTTTCATCCTCGCATGTCCAAGAGTGCGCGCCTGCCGGAAAATGACGCGGAAAGCCGCCGCCCTGGTGTGCTGGCCACACGGTGATGGTTAACGAATCCCTAAACGCCCTTGCCCCGTCTTCGGGCTTTGATTCAAATTTTCAGAAACGTCCGCCGGGTATAAACACGCCTCAAGCAGGAGAGATGCCGATGGTCGTCTTCAAGAAAGAAGCCCGCAAACCCCGTCACAGCATGCGATATCACGCATGGATGCTGCTCGATGGCGGATTTGCAAAACGCCACTGCACGATCCTCGATCTGTCGTCCACCGGCGCGCGTATCAAACTGACCGACAGTGGATCGATCACTAGCGACCTCAGCCTTGTGCTTACCGGCGACGTGAGGAAGGTGACGCGCTGCCGGCTCGTCTGGCGGAAGGAGTCAGTTATCGGCGTCGAATTTATTGAACGGACCTGACGGGAAGCCGCTCCACTCACCCTTAATGGCGAATACGCTTCTTCCTGGCCACAGGCGCGCCGGCATCCGGGGTTTGGCTCCGGCTCCATCCCAAACGCCAGTTCGCCAAACACGGTCCGCCCAGCCCTGCGCCCTCGCCTGGCATTGCGCCGTTGTTGAATAATAGCACCGCTCGGTCGCGCCCCATGGATCCCCCATGGATCCCCCTTGGATTCGAACGGTTAGGAACGGCGGACATACGATATCAAACATCGCCATCTCTCAAGGGATCCTGCCGTGTCATGCAATCACGGTTCGGGGAACACAGTTGCGACGAAGACGTTGAAGGATGAGACATGCACGGACCGCAGGGCCGGCCCGCAATTGATTTTGCAATGCAGCAATTCGGCGCGAATCCTGCTTGAATGACAGGTGCTGCCGGGCTTCAAATCAAGGAAGTGTCCCATGGACCTGTCATTGACTGCTGCCGATCTTGCTTTTGTCCTGTGCGGATTGATTGCGATGCTTGGGATGCTGCTGGTGTGGGCCATCCGAACGGCCGACCAGTGGATCGTCCTCCAGCGCCCTGCCAAGATCAGGAGCAACCGTGAGCGATCCGGATCATAGCAACCGCAAGCGCAACCAGAAAATCGCGGAGAACGAAGCCGCGCGCGAATTGACCGGCGACGTCCGGTTGAGCACTTGGGCTATCGGTATGGCGATCGTGATCGCGCTGATCATTCTGGCGATCTTTCTGAAGCGATAGCTCGAGTACGAAGCACAACCGATCGCACCCAGAAGCCGTGGCCGAGCTTCAAGCCGACCGTGCTATTTATTGAAGGTCATGTCCACGCATTTCAGCACATCCGGCCCCACGCCGACATTAAGCAGAATGCACCCTCTCGCAGCGAGCTTGGTGGTATCGCTGGTCCAGATTGCGGTGCCACCCGATCCGAAGAACGCATTGGTGTTCGGCGGCTCGGTTTCGGTCGCATCGAACGCATAAGTCGAGTCGCCCGGGAAGATGCGCGCCTTCAGGCTGCACGAACCATCGGTATCGACTTTGAGAACTTCCTTGTTGTCGCGCGTCACGCCGACACTCACCTGACAGCGATAAAACTCCGACGTCCGCGAGTTGAAAAGATACGCATAGGATTTGCAGTTGATGTTCTGGAGCTTGCCGGCGTTGAGTCCTCGACCGCAGGCGATCCGCTGGTTATTGCTGAGCTTGATAATGTCATCGGCAGCGCGTGCTTCGCCGATAGCGGCAAAAGCGGACAGCGCCAGAGCAGGAATGAGTCCAAGAAATAACCCCGAAAGCATCTTCATCGAACGTCCCCTATGCGCCTGCGCGTCGCAGCAAATCGTGCCGGGCGCCGCGCTCCTGATAACTGTAGGACATGATGCCGAAAAGCGGAAACTGGTTTTCGGAGTTATCACGCCCCAACAAAAGCGTTTGAACAGCGGCCGGCCTGCGATCACGCTCCGGCCAGCGCCTGCGATCTTTGTTGTTCGACCGCGCTCAAGAGCAGGCTTTGCGCCTGCTCACCGATGGCCGCTTCGCGCACCTCCTGAATGGCATCGCCAAGCCTCCGCAGAGGCAGCGTGCCGTCACATGTCGGCTTGACCAGACCATCAATGATTGCATTCCACTGCGCGAGACCGTTCTGGTAGGTATCGCCATGCCCCTTGATGAGGTCGGCCGTTCTGACGACCGCGACGGTGGCTTCGGGCTGTTTCACCAGACTTCGATCGACCATATGAAGCCAGCGCTCAACCCAGACCCTCTCCCGTTTGAAGCGTTCGGAAAAGGGCCGGGTGACCCTTGCCCCGGCGAGCCATTTCAGCCGTTGCAGCTTGAAACGGGTTCTGGAACTGAAACGGAGCCGGACGCTCCTGCGCGACAATCGTGCCAGATGCAACCGTTGAAACAGATCCAGCGCCGGGCCGGCAGCCTTCGTCGGCAGCATCGGGATCACTTCATCCCAACGGAATTTTTCAATTCTGTCGGTGCTGGCCGGATTGGGCTGGGCGGTCACGCCTCCGGCTTCAACGAGTTTCAATTGCGCGATCCGGATCGGATCCTCGAAGTGCATCCGGTCCGACAGCAACTGGGCAAGTTCGGCAAGATTGGGCAACATCGGGCCCGCCGGTCCTATATAGCGCTCGATCCTGTCGAGATAAGCCAGAGCATAGTCCGGGTCTTGATAGTCGATCAGCGAGTTGACGGCCTCGCTGACGATGGGGACGACATCGGGCGGCAGACGCGCGGACAATCGCGCCAGCGCCGCGCGCGCCACCCTCGGATTGCGTGTCTCCTCGCCGAAGTACCGCTCCTTGAGCAGCCGGAACGGCGACGGCGGGACTTTGACCCGGATCCTCACGACGATGCCCGTGCGCCACTGCTGGCCAGCTGTTCCTCAAGCCTGCCGAGATTCTGGAACAGCCGTGCACTGACCAGGCGGAGAAAGTAGAAGCCGAACTCGGGATTCTGAACGTAAAGCTCCTCCACCTTCTGATAGGTCACGCTGAGGATGATCCCGCCTTCCAGACATTCGAGCGTCTGGGTCCGCTTGTTTGACGGCGACAGCATACCGAGTTCGCCGACGATGGCGCCGATCGGAAGTTCGATCCCTGACTCCACCAGCCGGAAGCGCCCGCTGACGATGTAGAACATCTCCTCGGCTTTTTCGTGCTTGTAGAACAATATCTCACCGGCCTTGCATTTCCGCTCGGTCATGAACGGCTTCAGCCACGCCATCGATAGATCGCTATTAACGGACTTCTTCACTTCGCGAACCAGCAGCAACATTTCGCGCAAACGGTAGACGTTCAGCGGCAGCAGAATGAGATGCAGCACCATTACCGGGTAATGGTGATGCACGATCGAAAATGCAATCAGCAACAGATTGGTGAGAATTCCGAAGATGCGCAGCGGGATCATCGTCCGCATCGTGTAGCCGGCGACTACGAACGCAGACGCGATAAAACCGCCGGCGCCGGAAACGAGTCCTGACATGTCCATCGGAATCAACCTGATGCTGAAAGATATCTGGTATGTATTATGCCGCGCCGCGCCTTGCGCGACAACGGTTCTCACTCCTGATGTGTCAATCCGGCGTCAAATCTGAGTGCGACAATTCATAAAAATGGCATCTAGCGACGGCGAGCTTTGCCAAAAACATTCGCAAGCCTCGCCTAAATTTCTATTGAGAGCCCTTCCCTTGCGACCACGGTGCCTGGCCGCGCCTTCGCTGCGGCTTCCGCTATTCGGTCCATTTCGTCATCGTCATGCTCGGGATCGTGATGAAACAGGTAGAGCTTCCCGACACCGGCTTCATTGGCCAGCCTCACGGCCTGCTGCCAGCTCGAATGGCCCCAGCCGACATGCTCCGGCAACTCCTCATCGGTGTAAGTCGTATCGATGATAACGATCGACGCGTCGCGGGCGAGCGCTAGAAGCGCCGGATCGATTTCATCCGCGCTGAGTTCCGTATCGGTGATGTAAGCCATGGCGCGGCCGCCAAATTCAACACGGTAGCCGGTGGCGCCGCCGGGATGATTGAGCGCAGCGCTCGTGACCTTAATGCCGGGCCGTGGCGTCAGCACATCGCCCGGATCGAAATCGGTGAATGCGACACTCCCCTGCGCGGCTTCGATCTCGATCGGGAACAGCGGATAGCTCATCAGCTTCCGGACAGTTTCCTTCACGCCGCCCGCGGGCTTCAGGTTGCCCGCCCACAGGCGAAGCCGATTTCCCTTCACGAAAGCTGGAACGAAGAAGGGTAGTCCGATCAGATGATCGATGTGACAGTGGCTCAGAAACAAATCGATATCGACATGCGCCGCCTCTTCCGCCAGCGCGCCGCCAAGCAATCGCAATCCCGACCCCGCGTCAAAAACCAACAAATGTTCACCGCAGCGAACTTCAACGCACGACGTATTGCCGCCATAGCGCACGGTGTTTGGACCGGGACATGGAATACTCCCGCGAACACCCCAGAACCGCACGGACATTGTGGTCGACATGAAAGAACTCAATAAACCCTGCGCGAGAATTGCATGCGGCTGTCATATTCGCCAGCGCGATAGCGCGCGCTGTTCACCGAAAAAGGTCTTGCCAGATGACGGCGCGGACGATAGCGACGGCATTTCGTCTCTTTTATTTCGTCGTTAAGGCAAACACGCCATTCCAGTCATCGGGTGGGGGCGTCTTCCGGAACGCCTCGATACGCTCGGAATAAAGATCGTAGAACGCCGTAAAATTCCTGGCTTCATCGGCAATACGGCCCTTCGCAATCGCAGCGAGCGCGCCGTCCCAGTCGCGGCTGCGGTAACAGGCC
Proteins encoded in this window:
- a CDS encoding site-specific integrase yields the protein MSFKAFATDYIKAQSPGWKNPKHRQQWTNTLTTYAYPVIGDLPIDSLDQSHILKILRPIWNGKTETANRIRSRIENILDAAKVEGLRTGENPARWRANLKHVLPKRADVAPVKNHPAMPYADVPQFMAELRIKNSTSARALEFTVLTAVRTSATIGAVWDEFDFDAKLWTVPAERADVKITDGKPRFVPLCKRALEILDSFRERTDDSPYVFPGGKLRYPLSNMAMLNLLHDMRSDFTVHGFRSSFKDWASECTRADNIVSEMALFHVVKDETERAYRRGVLLEKRRKLMRDWEGFCAQPPAKRDGVVTPFRKKERA
- a CDS encoding DUF5413 family protein, with protein sequence MKRYVIFAAIGPLVAGFFLLVLGAPAGYWDKPNVLGNLLTVVVKTVPYNYLFGFIPALMIGAVDDILLHVRSIKPSVRMLLTGLVAFAATAFLYGTLGTETGLKHYALYGLVGFIPATISSWLAHKFDKETGAQ
- a CDS encoding PilZ domain-containing protein, encoding MVVFKKEARKPRHSMRYHAWMLLDGGFAKRHCTILDLSSTGARIKLTDSGSITSDLSLVLTGDVRKVTRCRLVWRKESVIGVEFIERT
- a CDS encoding DUF6537 domain-containing protein — protein: MRIRVKVPPSPFRLLKERYFGEETRNPRVARAALARLSARLPPDVVPIVSEAVNSLIDYQDPDYALAYLDRIERYIGPAGPMLPNLAELAQLLSDRMHFEDPIRIAQLKLVEAGGVTAQPNPASTDRIEKFRWDEVIPMLPTKAAGPALDLFQRLHLARLSRRSVRLRFSSRTRFKLQRLKWLAGARVTRPFSERFKRERVWVERWLHMVDRSLVKQPEATVAVVRTADLIKGHGDTYQNGLAQWNAIIDGLVKPTCDGTLPLRRLGDAIQEVREAAIGEQAQSLLLSAVEQQRSQALAGA
- a CDS encoding cyclic nucleotide-binding domain-containing protein; the protein is MDMSGLVSGAGGFIASAFVVAGYTMRTMIPLRIFGILTNLLLIAFSIVHHHYPVMVLHLILLPLNVYRLREMLLLVREVKKSVNSDLSMAWLKPFMTERKCKAGEILFYKHEKAEEMFYIVSGRFRLVESGIELPIGAIVGELGMLSPSNKRTQTLECLEGGIILSVTYQKVEELYVQNPEFGFYFLRLVSARLFQNLGRLEEQLASSGARASS
- a CDS encoding MBL fold metallo-hydrolase; protein product: MSTTMSVRFWGVRGSIPCPGPNTVRYGGNTSCVEVRCGEHLLVFDAGSGLRLLGGALAEEAAHVDIDLFLSHCHIDHLIGLPFFVPAFVKGNRLRLWAGNLKPAGGVKETVRKLMSYPLFPIEIEAAQGSVAFTDFDPGDVLTPRPGIKVTSAALNHPGGATGYRVEFGGRAMAYITDTELSADEIDPALLALARDASIVIIDTTYTDEELPEHVGWGHSSWQQAVRLANEAGVGKLYLFHHDPEHDDDEMDRIAEAAAKARPGTVVAREGLSIEI